The proteins below are encoded in one region of Macrococcus armenti:
- a CDS encoding MazG-like protein: MEFNALLKQAKQIRTQYHALEEKHHGKAWSVEEDALAFLTDAGLVGRLVMDQQKSWPKPDSTGQLEHKLAECIWWLMVIAERTDVDLEREVKRLFNQLEEKTK; the protein is encoded by the coding sequence ATGGAATTTAATGCGCTATTAAAGCAGGCAAAGCAAATTAGAACGCAATACCATGCGTTAGAAGAAAAGCATCATGGGAAAGCGTGGTCAGTTGAAGAAGATGCGTTAGCGTTTTTGACAGATGCAGGCTTAGTAGGAAGGCTTGTAATGGATCAGCAGAAAAGTTGGCCGAAGCCGGATAGTACAGGTCAGCTGGAGCATAAATTAGCAGAATGCATATGGTGGCTCATGGTAATAGCCGAACGTACAGATGTAGATTTAGAGCGTGAAGTGAAGCGTTTGTTTAATCAGTTAGAGGAGAAGACAAAGTAA
- a CDS encoding FusB/FusC family EF-G-binding protein, whose translation MNQIKVYEFVKVKTLIYQLIRLYRTNDIKAHSTQKTVLLNEIEDIFQSYGIDVTEFIKAIDDVQLTKKKADHLLEGMKVHVQDFDMPTQAQLNKLFRKVKKLKAPDVNTMDTKETSYLGWNDVSANRKYIVYKNEADQFEGIYGEISPNKVKGFCNICNAESDVALFLNKTKQNKSEGTYTKKGDYICHDSVKCNQNLENIEALYEFVERTK comes from the coding sequence ATGAATCAAATTAAAGTTTATGAGTTTGTTAAAGTAAAGACACTCATTTATCAGTTAATCAGACTATATAGAACTAATGATATTAAGGCGCATAGTACACAAAAAACCGTTTTGTTAAACGAGATTGAAGATATATTTCAGTCGTATGGAATAGATGTTACAGAGTTTATTAAGGCGATTGATGATGTACAGCTTACGAAAAAGAAAGCTGATCATTTATTAGAAGGTATGAAAGTACATGTTCAGGACTTTGATATGCCAACACAAGCACAATTAAATAAGTTGTTTCGTAAAGTGAAGAAACTAAAAGCGCCTGATGTCAATACGATGGATACGAAAGAAACGTCTTACCTTGGATGGAATGATGTGTCGGCGAATAGAAAGTATATTGTGTATAAAAATGAAGCTGATCAGTTTGAAGGTATTTATGGAGAAATTTCACCAAATAAAGTGAAAGGGTTCTGCAATATATGTAATGCGGAATCAGATGTTGCGTTATTTTTAAATAAAACGAAACAAAATAAGAGTGAAGGCACTTATACGAAGAAAGGTGATTACATTTGTCACGATAGTGTGAAGTGTAATCAAAACTTAGAAAATATAGAAGCTTTATATGAATTTGTTGAACGTACGAAATAG
- a CDS encoding VOC family protein, whose translation MEFYQIPLFNKILVKDIKKAEKWYRHTLGFQSIFKFRNENNEVIMNHLRLEKYQDIMLIQSVDFKSGNGCFINILVDDIETIAKSISEKYVLQSLEQMPWNAKEMTIVNPNGYQITLTESNISDEDFENLMDSFSKNIKINSSD comes from the coding sequence ATGGAATTTTATCAAATACCGCTGTTTAATAAAATACTGGTAAAAGATATAAAAAAAGCTGAGAAGTGGTATCGTCACACTTTAGGATTTCAAAGTATATTCAAGTTTCGTAATGAGAATAATGAAGTTATTATGAATCACTTGCGATTGGAAAAATATCAGGATATCATGCTGATTCAGTCTGTTGACTTTAAAAGTGGTAATGGCTGTTTCATAAATATTCTTGTTGATGATATTGAAACAATAGCAAAGTCGATATCCGAGAAGTATGTGTTACAATCGTTAGAACAGATGCCGTGGAATGCGAAGGAAATGACGATTGTAAATCCTAATGGTTATCAAATAACATTAACGGAATCGAATATTAGCGATGAAGATTTTGAGAATTTAATGGATAGTTTCTCAAAAAATATTAAAATAAACAGTAGCGATTAG
- a CDS encoding rhodanese-like domain-containing protein, with translation MFSIFKSVPSISIEELEHLVKKDIKLIDVRTPGEFKKGHIKGAKNVPLNYIEDYKRTETVYVICQSGMRSKRAVKALRKHGVDAINVRGGMSMWRGHRVIGKK, from the coding sequence GTGTTTTCTATATTTAAATCAGTGCCTTCAATATCGATAGAAGAATTGGAGCATTTAGTTAAAAAAGATATTAAACTCATCGATGTCAGAACACCAGGTGAATTTAAGAAAGGTCATATTAAAGGTGCAAAGAACGTGCCATTGAATTATATTGAGGATTACAAAAGGACAGAAACGGTATATGTCATTTGTCAGTCAGGTATGAGAAGTAAGCGTGCAGTTAAAGCGTTAAGAAAGCATGGAGTAGATGCAATTAACGTAAGAGGCGGTATGAGTATGTGGCGTGGACATAGAGTAATAGGTAAGAAATAG
- a CDS encoding helix-turn-helix domain-containing protein, whose translation MDVGNQIRYYRKENDLSQAELAEKIFVSSQTISNWENERSYPDLHNLIELATLFNVSLDQLVKGDVKMMRNAVDHSNMDSYGNLMMFFTLLSAVSFGAALKFSDGWFGFLVPLLLWMISFYFANKIERLKKKYDVQTYKEILDYMENGEVIQHTPRNENKFKREKIIIVSCFTAAYGILVLISIFLFQLL comes from the coding sequence ATGGATGTAGGCAATCAAATTAGATATTACAGAAAAGAGAACGATTTATCTCAAGCAGAATTAGCAGAAAAGATATTTGTTTCAAGTCAGACGATATCGAATTGGGAGAATGAAAGAAGTTATCCAGATTTACATAATTTGATTGAACTTGCTACTTTGTTTAACGTTTCTTTAGACCAACTTGTTAAAGGAGATGTTAAGATGATGAGAAATGCAGTGGATCACAGTAATATGGATAGTTACGGGAATTTAATGATGTTTTTTACATTATTAAGTGCTGTATCTTTTGGTGCTGCTTTAAAATTTAGTGATGGGTGGTTTGGTTTTCTTGTTCCGCTACTTTTGTGGATGATTTCATTTTATTTTGCCAATAAGATTGAGCGATTGAAGAAGAAGTATGATGTTCAAACATATAAAGAGATATTAGATTATATGGAAAACGGTGAAGTAATACAACATACACCTAGAAATGAAAATAAATTTAAAAGGGAAAAAATAATAATCGTGTCATGTTTTACAGCAGCATATGGTATTCTAGTGCTTATTAGTATATTTCTATTCCAATTACTATAA
- a CDS encoding type 1 glutamine amidotransferase, translated as MKTYILQHVPFENPGILEELNAKVIKLYENNHILPEEKDIDMLIVLGGPMSVHDDIPWLNHEKELIKDLIKNNKPLLGICLGAQLIAEVLGGKVYSNPKGREVGFGIINKETNEYSFLPQQLDVLHWHGDTFTLPDKAKRLYSSTHCENQAFIYNKNVIGLQFHMETTKETLSDLVEADREYITGNVLNNTEEDTMTYDISTENQEVLLSMVNYISGGQLSGK; from the coding sequence ATGAAAACATACATACTGCAACACGTACCATTCGAGAATCCAGGGATACTTGAAGAATTAAATGCAAAGGTTATTAAGTTATATGAGAATAATCATATCTTACCTGAGGAAAAGGATATCGATATGCTTATTGTACTAGGTGGTCCTATGAGTGTACATGATGATATTCCGTGGCTTAATCATGAGAAGGAACTAATAAAAGATTTGATAAAAAATAATAAGCCTTTACTTGGAATATGTCTTGGTGCTCAGTTAATCGCAGAAGTTCTTGGTGGTAAAGTTTATTCTAACCCTAAAGGAAGGGAAGTTGGATTTGGTATTATTAACAAAGAAACTAATGAATACTCGTTCCTTCCTCAACAGTTAGATGTATTGCACTGGCATGGAGATACCTTCACATTACCTGATAAAGCAAAAAGACTATACAGTTCAACGCATTGTGAGAATCAAGCCTTTATCTATAATAAAAATGTGATTGGATTACAATTCCATATGGAAACGACAAAAGAGACGTTAAGTGATTTGGTGGAAGCGGATCGTGAATATATAACAGGTAACGTTTTAAACAATACAGAGGAAGATACTATGACATATGATATCTCTACTGAAAATCAGGAAGTATTACTAAGTATGGTGAATTACATAAGTGGAGGTCAACTAAGTGGAAAGTAG
- a CDS encoding SDR family oxidoreductase has product MNLNQLPLKNKNIFITGVSTTRGIGYAVALECAKQGASIFIQYFKSSGAPEDFQKVCTGIKQNIIEGAKFNYIHVNFENDSFVDEIELFMRQNGTMDYIICNHALSGYDGYLLETTSENLDKHWQINTKSSILLSKLFVEQHDQKNRGKIIFMTSGQALGPMPNEISYALSKGALKEIVKSLAHDLANKNITVNAINPGVTNTGYLDEYDLSEWVENNFPFGRLSDPQDTANLITFLLSDKGSWITGQIINSEGGFIR; this is encoded by the coding sequence ATGAACTTGAATCAGTTACCGTTGAAGAATAAAAATATATTTATAACGGGTGTAAGTACAACACGTGGTATTGGATATGCTGTTGCTTTAGAATGTGCTAAACAAGGAGCATCAATTTTTATCCAATATTTTAAGAGTAGTGGAGCACCAGAGGATTTTCAGAAAGTTTGTACTGGGATTAAGCAAAACATTATTGAAGGAGCAAAGTTCAATTATATTCATGTCAATTTTGAAAATGATTCGTTCGTGGATGAAATTGAATTATTTATGCGACAAAATGGGACAATGGATTATATTATTTGTAATCATGCGCTTTCAGGTTATGACGGTTATTTACTAGAAACTACATCTGAGAATTTAGATAAGCATTGGCAAATTAATACGAAATCTAGTATCTTACTGTCCAAGTTATTTGTTGAACAGCATGATCAAAAAAATAGAGGTAAAATTATTTTCATGACTTCTGGTCAAGCCCTAGGTCCTATGCCTAATGAAATAAGCTATGCATTATCCAAAGGAGCTTTAAAAGAAATAGTTAAATCTTTAGCACATGATTTAGCGAATAAAAATATTACTGTGAATGCGATTAATCCAGGTGTGACTAATACCGGATATTTAGATGAATATGACTTAAGCGAATGGGTTGAGAATAATTTTCCATTTGGAAGATTAAGTGACCCTCAAGATACAGCTAATTTGATTACGTTCTTATTATCTGATAAAGGTTCATGGATAACCGGCCAAATTATAAATAGTGAGGGTGGATTTATAAGATAA
- a CDS encoding DoxX family protein gives MKIIIRMILGILFIFAGILHFLREPNFSKIIPSYVPFKKEITYITGVMEVIMGIYLCMRRPGANAKKWINRFLLAVFPANVYMARKQIPLGDKQLSQPALYGRLPLQFVLMKLIKWL, from the coding sequence ATGAAAATTATTATTAGAATGATTCTTGGTATATTATTCATCTTCGCAGGGATATTACATTTCTTACGTGAACCCAATTTCTCAAAGATTATTCCGTCGTATGTTCCGTTTAAGAAAGAGATTACGTATATTACAGGTGTAATGGAAGTGATAATGGGGATATATTTATGCATGAGACGTCCAGGTGCTAATGCGAAGAAATGGATCAATCGCTTCTTACTGGCAGTATTTCCTGCAAACGTCTATATGGCGAGAAAGCAGATTCCACTTGGTGACAAGCAGCTGTCTCAACCTGCATTGTATGGAAGATTACCATTACAGTTTGTATTGATGAAATTGATAAAGTGGTTGTAG
- a CDS encoding TIGR04053 family radical SAM/SPASM domain-containing protein, with the protein MIDYNEKPFIVIWEVTRACELHCLHCRAEAQVNRNPYELSTEEGKALIDDIAQMDGPMLVFTGGDPLMREDIFELSEYAVQKGVRVSMTPSATPNVTKESMQRARDVGLSRWAFSIDGHTKEIHDHFRGTEGSFDLTMQAIDYLKELKMPLQINTVISRYNIDYLEEMAEMVEQLGCVLWSVFFLVPTGRGKTEDMVSPEDHERVFRFLNKLRKTVSFGIKTTSAQHYRRVVLQEQIRQMKKDGTFNAINYEDSLTTMDINTIDGLGRAPKGVNDGNGFVFVSHIGHVYPSGLLPVNCGNVRHQPLSEIYVNSAILQDLRTPDKFKGKCGMCEFRYVCGGSRSRAYAVTGDYMESEPYCVYQPKAWIRHKRSLK; encoded by the coding sequence ATGATTGATTATAATGAAAAGCCGTTTATTGTAATATGGGAAGTAACGAGAGCCTGTGAATTACATTGCTTACATTGTCGTGCTGAAGCACAAGTGAATAGAAATCCATATGAGCTATCAACTGAAGAAGGTAAAGCGCTAATTGACGATATTGCACAAATGGATGGTCCGATGCTTGTATTCACAGGTGGAGACCCATTGATGCGTGAAGATATATTTGAACTGAGTGAATATGCAGTACAAAAAGGTGTACGTGTATCGATGACACCAAGTGCAACGCCCAATGTAACAAAAGAGAGCATGCAGCGTGCACGAGATGTAGGATTATCACGATGGGCATTTAGTATAGACGGTCATACTAAAGAGATTCATGATCACTTTAGAGGAACTGAAGGCAGTTTTGACTTAACGATGCAGGCGATTGATTATTTAAAGGAACTTAAGATGCCTTTACAAATCAATACGGTAATTAGTAGATATAATATAGATTATTTAGAAGAGATGGCAGAAATGGTAGAACAATTGGGTTGTGTGTTATGGAGTGTGTTCTTTTTAGTACCAACAGGTCGTGGTAAGACTGAAGATATGGTATCCCCGGAAGATCATGAACGCGTCTTCAGATTCTTGAATAAATTAAGAAAGACAGTGTCATTTGGTATAAAGACAACATCAGCCCAGCACTATCGACGTGTTGTATTGCAGGAACAGATACGTCAGATGAAGAAAGACGGTACATTTAATGCGATTAACTATGAAGATAGTTTAACAACGATGGATATTAATACGATTGATGGACTTGGACGTGCGCCAAAAGGTGTGAATGATGGTAATGGATTTGTATTTGTATCTCATATAGGGCATGTTTATCCAAGTGGTTTATTACCAGTAAACTGTGGTAATGTGAGACACCAACCTTTAAGTGAAATTTATGTTAACTCAGCAATATTACAAGATTTAAGAACACCAGATAAGTTTAAAGGTAAATGTGGCATGTGTGAATTCCGTTATGTGTGTGGTGGGTCAAGAAGTCGCGCATATGCGGTTACAGGTGATTATATGGAATCTGAACCTTATTGTGTATATCAACCGAAAGCGTGGATTAGACATAAACGAAGTTTAAAATAA
- a CDS encoding stage II sporulation protein M, which produces MKKSKVNYNKRAFTIYGIMLLIAILTFIISLVFYPSDEIFKEINNKRPANLEELKGLDKVWMYIANNAFVVPLQMFILALLPVPFLYFLNVISASIITGIVFGFAIHVSPNFGWILVLSSTPHAVLEILAICFVASGLWSLNQSIIRKVSNFFKKEKKCGLSISESIYNLIRIYVFIALPLFIIAAFAETYLTNFIEHMLK; this is translated from the coding sequence ATGAAAAAATCAAAAGTAAACTATAATAAAAGAGCTTTTACAATCTATGGAATTATGCTGTTAATAGCCATTTTAACTTTTATTATTTCACTCGTGTTTTATCCATCAGATGAAATATTTAAAGAGATAAATAATAAGAGGCCTGCAAACTTGGAAGAATTAAAAGGACTTGATAAAGTATGGATGTATATAGCAAATAATGCTTTCGTCGTACCATTACAAATGTTTATTCTAGCATTATTACCTGTGCCATTTCTTTATTTTCTAAATGTAATATCTGCCTCAATTATTACTGGAATTGTTTTTGGTTTCGCCATTCATGTATCACCCAACTTTGGTTGGATATTAGTATTATCATCGACGCCTCATGCAGTGTTAGAAATTCTGGCAATTTGTTTTGTTGCAAGCGGACTATGGTCATTGAACCAATCAATCATTAGAAAAGTAAGTAATTTTTTTAAAAAAGAAAAGAAGTGTGGATTGTCTATTTCAGAATCTATATATAACTTGATCAGAATTTATGTATTCATTGCACTACCTTTATTTATTATTGCGGCCTTTGCCGAAACTTATTTAACAAATTTCATAGAACATATGCTGAAGTAA
- a CDS encoding M15 family metallopeptidase produces the protein MKIFAKVSLTSIIITSSLIPSHAVLAATSNKSCYISVSHKSLSKINGVPIANKRYSMSRNYNPGANKYMIKTFKKMKDDAKRKGIVLNIVGQPGAYGFRSYATQNALYNSYVYSYGQNYANRISARPRTSEHQLGLAMDIQDGTNYGTLNTAFEYTKASKYLQKNAHKYGFIIRYLKGKEHITGFMYEPWHIRYVGTTHAKRIKYNNVTLEEYFGIQGKKKLPSGKHKVRGVICKYNKK, from the coding sequence ATGAAAATATTTGCTAAAGTGTCATTGACTAGTATCATCATAACTTCATCCTTAATACCATCACATGCTGTATTAGCAGCTACATCCAATAAAAGTTGTTACATTTCAGTAAGTCACAAATCATTATCTAAAATTAATGGCGTTCCAATTGCAAATAAGAGATACTCTATGTCGCGTAACTACAATCCGGGTGCAAATAAATATATGATTAAAACTTTTAAAAAAATGAAAGATGATGCTAAAAGGAAAGGTATTGTTTTAAATATCGTAGGTCAGCCAGGTGCATATGGTTTTAGATCATATGCAACGCAGAACGCTTTATATAACAGTTATGTTTATTCTTATGGGCAAAACTATGCTAATCGCATTTCAGCAAGACCCAGAACAAGTGAACATCAGTTAGGGCTTGCAATGGATATTCAAGACGGTACAAATTACGGTACACTGAATACTGCTTTTGAATATACGAAAGCTTCTAAGTACTTACAGAAAAATGCACATAAATATGGCTTCATCATCCGTTACTTAAAAGGTAAAGAGCATATTACAGGCTTTATGTACGAACCATGGCATATTCGTTATGTAGGTACGACTCACGCAAAACGAATCAAATACAATAATGTCACATTAGAAGAATACTTCGGCATCCAAGGTAAAAAGAAATTGCCTTCTGGAAAACATAAAGTTCGCGGTGTGATTTGTAAGTATAATAAGAAGTAG
- a CDS encoding cytidine deaminase, with translation MSIEQKLFDEAKSFIIKRFPKGWGGAAAMYSKKGEIYISVAPEVINTSTELCIETGAILEAHKFDDIITHSICVVRDDENSEFKVLTPCGTCQERLLYWGNNVKVAVTNDSDNLEYKSLRELQPFH, from the coding sequence GTGAGTATCGAACAAAAATTATTTGATGAAGCTAAATCTTTTATTATTAAACGTTTCCCTAAAGGATGGGGAGGTGCTGCGGCGATGTATTCCAAGAAAGGTGAAATTTATATTTCAGTTGCTCCCGAGGTTATAAATACTTCAACAGAATTATGTATTGAAACAGGAGCGATTTTAGAAGCTCATAAATTTGATGATATTATTACACATAGTATCTGTGTTGTAAGAGATGATGAAAATAGTGAATTTAAAGTTTTAACACCATGCGGTACATGCCAAGAAAGATTACTTTATTGGGGGAACAATGTTAAGGTGGCTGTCACTAATGACAGTGATAATTTAGAATATAAGTCATTAAGAGAGTTACAACCGTTCCACTGA
- a CDS encoding Abi family protein, translating to MKNKLTIAAQIQKLKDKGIYFNIINEEDAQNILLDKTYLFKLFYFRKSFMKNIDGSYNVEFACLSDLASIDMEMRYTLLQLTLDIEHSLKVILNKYLSMTPNEDGYNIINQFINKTNVTKRDIFKYKMNNNEVYPDWNKFYQATPYWVAFEIMSFYHFERFVTFYYEVSKNRRLKLASNQLVLVRNIRNSCAHNSVINVPLFDDTNVTPELNSYFSLHNINIHYKQSKPFIDIATLLMIHNKYCNQSIKNRASSNLQRLLERLMLNRDYYNDYDYIIKYVDSISMVVNHYIKLNACE from the coding sequence ATGAAAAACAAGCTAACTATCGCAGCACAAATTCAGAAGTTAAAGGACAAAGGAATATATTTCAATATTATTAACGAAGAAGATGCACAAAACATTCTACTAGATAAAACTTATCTTTTTAAACTATTCTATTTTCGGAAAAGTTTTATGAAAAATATAGATGGCAGCTATAATGTAGAATTTGCTTGTTTATCGGACTTAGCATCTATTGATATGGAAATGAGATATACATTACTACAACTAACATTAGATATAGAGCATTCTTTAAAGGTTATATTAAACAAATATTTAAGTATGACCCCAAATGAAGATGGATATAATATAATTAATCAGTTTATAAATAAAACAAATGTTACTAAGAGAGATATTTTTAAATATAAAATGAATAACAACGAAGTATATCCTGACTGGAATAAGTTTTATCAGGCTACTCCATATTGGGTGGCTTTTGAAATCATGAGTTTTTATCATTTTGAAAGATTTGTAACTTTTTATTATGAAGTTTCTAAAAATAGGAGATTAAAGTTGGCTAGTAATCAGTTGGTATTAGTGAGGAATATCAGAAATAGTTGTGCGCATAATTCTGTAATTAATGTTCCATTATTTGATGATACTAATGTTACTCCAGAATTAAATAGTTATTTTAGTTTGCATAATATTAACATACATTATAAGCAATCTAAACCCTTTATTGATATTGCAACGCTATTAATGATTCATAATAAGTATTGTAATCAATCAATAAAAAATAGAGCTTCTAGTAATCTTCAAAGGTTATTAGAAAGGTTAATGCTAAATAGAGATTATTATAATGATTACGATTATATAATAAAATATGTTGATAGTATTAGTATGGTTGTTAATCACTATATCAAATTAAACGCTTGCGAATAG
- a CDS encoding MepB family protein, which produces MESNNIWNKIFEGREVVIKQDKWNEEYEGLNISSENFNFKSRLAKKTPKKPGYFVAIWKKDSLNKNIPFNEDDIGDYLVINILDDYNEGQFVFPVSILIEKGIVKADNSKGKMAFRVYPPWVKDLNKTAMVSQKWQTEHFYKMGEYKFNM; this is translated from the coding sequence TTGGAATCCAATAATATATGGAATAAAATTTTTGAGGGTAGAGAAGTTGTTATAAAACAAGACAAATGGAACGAAGAGTATGAAGGTTTAAATATTTCAAGTGAAAATTTTAATTTTAAAAGTAGATTAGCAAAGAAAACTCCTAAGAAACCTGGATATTTCGTTGCTATATGGAAGAAAGATTCCCTTAATAAAAATATACCTTTTAATGAAGATGATATTGGCGATTACCTTGTAATTAATATTCTTGATGACTATAATGAAGGCCAGTTTGTTTTCCCTGTTTCGATCCTAATCGAAAAAGGTATTGTCAAAGCAGATAATTCAAAAGGCAAAATGGCTTTTAGAGTCTATCCGCCATGGGTCAAAGATTTGAATAAAACTGCAATGGTTAGTCAGAAATGGCAGACTGAACATTTTTATAAGATGGGTGAATATAAGTTTAATATGTAA
- a CDS encoding winged helix-turn-helix transcriptional regulator translates to MYKINKKEFYTSKDLALSVIGGRWKIAIIYHLLHDDRLRLSELQNKLPDINQRMLIRQLRELEHDKIIERTVYPVVPPKVDYKLTEIGLKLDNVVSSICNWGDDFLATINLDNGDNSNEK, encoded by the coding sequence ATTTATAAGATAAATAAAAAAGAATTTTATACATCGAAAGATTTGGCGTTATCTGTAATTGGAGGTAGATGGAAAATTGCAATCATCTATCATCTTTTACATGATGATAGATTAAGATTAAGTGAGTTACAAAACAAATTGCCGGACATCAATCAACGTATGTTAATTAGGCAGTTGCGAGAATTAGAGCACGACAAAATTATTGAAAGAACCGTCTATCCAGTCGTTCCCCCTAAAGTAGATTACAAGTTAACAGAAATAGGATTAAAACTTGATAATGTTGTTTCTTCAATTTGTAATTGGGGTGATGACTTTTTGGCAACAATTAATCTTGATAATGGCGATAATTCAAATGAAAAATAA
- a CDS encoding alpha/beta hydrolase — MESRVHKELLETFKKLTPMDLSEEKLPSIRTANKLLIKPYIDEAITQKEYFAKYDEEDIQVRLKVYAPVNQTDTLPVVLFIHGGGYMFGSVEGNDAKCARYVKDVNCVVVSVDYRLAPENPYPAAIEDCYLALQWIVENKDQLNIDVDRLAVVGGSTGGGLTAALSLLARDRKGPKIKFQMPSFPMIDDSCTTYSSNEFSDKRVWSKELNQFAWSMYLKGVEGETPKYAAPMRETDFSNLPPTYTTVGSLDPFRDETMNYVRVLTEAGVPVEFHLYPGGYHEFEAMVPDSEISKRAISDSIRALNEALNTN, encoded by the coding sequence GTGGAAAGTAGAGTACATAAAGAACTATTAGAAACATTTAAGAAACTGACACCGATGGATTTGTCGGAAGAAAAGCTTCCTTCAATACGAACAGCTAATAAACTGTTAATCAAGCCTTATATTGATGAAGCGATTACTCAGAAAGAATACTTTGCCAAGTATGATGAGGAGGATATACAAGTTAGGCTTAAAGTCTATGCTCCTGTGAATCAGACAGATACATTACCTGTGGTGTTATTCATCCATGGTGGCGGTTATATGTTTGGATCGGTAGAGGGTAACGATGCTAAATGTGCACGATATGTAAAAGACGTGAATTGTGTTGTAGTATCTGTAGATTATCGATTAGCACCAGAGAATCCATATCCTGCAGCAATTGAAGATTGTTATCTAGCACTTCAATGGATTGTTGAAAATAAAGATCAACTTAATATTGATGTTGATAGACTTGCAGTGGTTGGAGGAAGTACAGGTGGTGGACTAACGGCAGCCTTGTCATTATTAGCAAGAGATCGTAAAGGTCCAAAAATTAAGTTTCAGATGCCGTCATTCCCAATGATTGATGATAGTTGTACAACATATTCAAGTAATGAATTTAGTGATAAAAGAGTGTGGAGCAAGGAACTGAATCAGTTTGCCTGGTCTATGTATCTGAAAGGTGTTGAAGGTGAGACACCTAAGTATGCTGCACCAATGCGTGAAACAGACTTTAGCAATTTACCACCTACATATACAACAGTTGGTTCACTTGATCCGTTTAGAGATGAGACGATGAACTATGTAAGAGTATTAACAGAAGCAGGCGTACCTGTTGAGTTTCATTTATATCCAGGTGGATACCATGAGTTTGAAGCGATGGTTCCTGATTCTGAGATAAGTAAAAGAGCTATATCAGATTCTATTAGAGCGCTAAATGAGGCTTTAAATACAAATTAA
- a CDS encoding NAD(P)-binding protein: MNMKKKVHIIGSGLSGLVAATELLKSGHEVVMLDQEAGFGGGGVHGYGALEGTFLGGCIFSGLRAAAGINEEAHKSHE, translated from the coding sequence ATAAACATGAAGAAAAAAGTACATATCATCGGTTCAGGTCTAAGTGGCTTAGTTGCAGCGACCGAACTGCTGAAATCAGGACATGAAGTTGTAATGCTGGATCAGGAAGCAGGCTTCGGTGGTGGCGGTGTACATGGATATGGCGCTTTAGAAGGAACATTTCTAGGCGGCTGCATATTCAGTGGATTACGCGCAGCAGCAGGGATTAATGAAGAAGCGCATAAATCACACGAGTAA
- a CDS encoding DUF2089 family protein, translating to MERNELPDWLLKLDKEDIEFMKNFVLESGSLKSIAKMYDVSYPTVRIRLNTLIQKIELASQEENSGLINYVKSLAIDEKISLEDAKKIIKLYNSEKE from the coding sequence ATGGAAAGAAATGAGTTACCAGATTGGTTATTAAAACTAGATAAAGAAGATATTGAATTTATGAAGAATTTTGTTTTGGAATCGGGTTCCTTAAAAAGTATTGCCAAAATGTATGATGTTTCATATCCGACTGTAAGAATTCGACTCAATACTTTAATCCAAAAAATAGAATTAGCTTCACAAGAGGAAAACTCAGGTCTAATAAACTATGTAAAATCATTAGCAATTGATGAAAAAATAAGTTTAGAAGATGCTAAAAAGATCATTAAACTTTATAACAGTGAAAAGGAGTAA